CAGGTCACCTACGCCGGCAAGTGGCCGAATCAGGGCGGCGGCCTGGTTGGCTTTGTCGTAGAGCACGTCTAGATCGTCGCCGTAGATTTTGATGCTGATATCGGACTTGGAACCCGAAATAAGTTCGTTGAAGCGCATCTGGATGGGCTGCTGAAACTCCAGCGTGATGCCCGGAATGCCGGCTAGGGCCTCGTTCATCTTACTGGCCAACTCCTCGCGCGAGTCAGCCGAGGTCCACTGACTCTGATCTTTAAGTACTACAATCTGGTCCGAATCTTCCAAGGACATCGGGTCGGTGGGTATTTCCGAAGTCCCGATTTTGCCTACCACCTGCTCTATCTCCGGAAACTGGTTTAGCAGGATTTTCTGGACTTTGGTAGTAGTGGCAATGGTTTGGGAAAGCGAGCTGCCGGGCTTAATGCCCACATACACGGCGAAGTCGCCCTCATCGAGCTGGGGGACAAATTCGCCCCCCATACGCAGAAAAATGCCCCCCGCAACCAGCAGCAGTACCACAGCACCACCCACCACAGCGCGACGCATGCGCAACGCGCCGTGGATAATGGGACGATAGCCGCGGTACAGGAATTTCATCAGGCGGTCGGCCAGCGTACCTTCCTCCTTGATGTCTTTGCGCAGCGCCCATGCGGCCACCGCCGGCACATAGGTCATGCACAGCAGCATGGCCCCAAGGATGGCAAAGCTCACCGTGAGAGCCATGGGCCGAAACATCTTACCTTCGATGCCGGTCAGGGCCAGAATGGGAAAGTACACGATCAGGATGATGAGCTGCCCGAACAACGCCGAGCGCATCATGCGGGTAGCAGCCCCTTCGGCAATCTGGTCCATGGTTTCGTGCTGCGACTGAGCCCGGTGGTGTACCAACTGAAAAATCATGGCCTCCACAATAATCACCGCCCCATCGACAATCAGCCCGAAGTCTAGCGCCCCAAGCGACATCAGGTTGGCCGACACGCCGAAGGTGTGCATCAGTCCCAATGCAAAGAGCATACACAGCGGAATCATGCTGGCTACCACTAGCCCCGCGCGCAGGTTGCCCAGCACCAGCAGCAGCACCAGAATAACGATAATGCCCCCCTCAATCAGGTTTTTGCTTACCGTGTGAATGGCCTTATCAATGAGCTTGGTACGATCCAGAAACGGATCAATAGTCACGCCTTTGGGCAGCATTTTCTGGATTTCGACTACCTGCGCTTTTACGCCCTGGATAGTTTGTTCCGACGAAGCACCTTTGAGCATGAGCACGATGCCGCCCACAGTTTCGCCCTTGCCGTCGCGCGTCATGGCTCCGTAGCGCATGGCGTGGCCGAAGCCCACCTCGGCCACATCGTGCACCAGCAGCGGCGTGGTCCCCGATTGCTTCACCACGATATTGCCGATGTCCTGCAGGGAAGTAACGCGGCCCTCACCGCGAATAAAGTAAGCGTTCGGACCGCGCTCTAGGTAGCTGCCGCCCGTGTTTGCGTTGTTGGCCTGCAGGGCCCGAAACAGCTCGGCCATGCTGACGCCCGCCGCGTTGAGGCGGTCGGGATTGACGCTTACCTCGTATTGACGCACGTAGCCGCCGAAGCTACTCACTTCTACCACGCCCAGTACGCTGGCCAGCTGCCGCTTCACTATCCAATCTTGGAGGTCGCGCAGATCAGATAGGGAGAACTTCTTCTCGTAGCCTGGCTCCACGCGTAGGGAGTACTGAAAAATTTCGCCCAAGCCCGTAGAAATCGGCCCCATTTCGGGGCGGCCGGCGTCAGCGCCGAGGTTGCCTTCGGCTGATTTGAGCTTTTCGGCTACCAATTGGCGGTTGCGGTACGTATCGGCATCGTCGTCGAATACGACTGTGATGACCGAGAGGCCGAAACGCGAGTTAGAACGGATTTCCGTCACGCCCGGTACGGTCCGCAACTGCTGTTCCAGGGGCACCGTGAGCAATTGCTCCACTTCCTGCGCGGCCAGCGCCGGCGATTGCGTGATAACCTGAACCTGATTGTTTGTAATATCAGGAATGGCGTCTAGCGGCAGGCGCATGGCCGCATAACCACCCCAGGCAACGAGCCCCACGACCATCAGGAACACGAAAAGCTTGTTGCGGATGCTGGCCGCGATAATCTTAGAAAGCATACGATGAGAGGTTGTGCTCAGAGGCTGCGCCACCAGGGTGCAGAGCCGAATGGTACGAACTGGCGCGGGGCTAGGGGGACAAAAAAGCCCCCCACCAGACTCGAACCAGATAAGCATAGCGATGTTGCAGTCGCTAATAGCGAGTTGCTGCAACAGTGAGCAAGAGGTAAAAGCAAATAGGTCAGGACAGACCTGGGGCTTGGCCCCTTAATTCGGGCTGGGCAGATAACGCCCTTGATTACCTTAGAACTAGGCTCGCGGTGGCTGCAAAAGCCCCCCGCAGTAAGCGTAGGTGTAAGAAACCGTAGCCACCGATTGATACGAGCAAGCTGGCCTACGCGGACCTGAGATAGCCACAATCAACTGCTGGGCAGGTACCACGTATTCCAGATTTGGGCAATGGTGCTGCCCATGGAGCGGTAGCTGATCGTGCTCAGGCGAGGGAGGACATTGATACATGGCCGTACTGCCCGCGCCGTAGTGCGTACCCAGAAATTGCCGAAACGAGAGCTCCCCGCCTTGTGTGGATTGGTGGAATTTGTAGTGTTGCACCAGCTGCGGCAGCTTGCCCAGCTCTTCCACGTCGTTCTGCGGCATCAGGCCACCAACGAGCATAATCAGGCTAAGAAATAGGGCTACAACTGGTTGCATACTGGCCACAAAGGTAAGATGACTCGCCAATAGTAGCCTCCAGCAGAGATAGAATTATGAAAACGGACTGGCGCTGGCCGGCCAACATAGTGGGTACACTCCCTAACAGTGCGCAACACCTAGAACTCGAAGGCAGTAGATTTTATAGGTCGGGAGAACAGTGCACGCGCCCCTACGCATATTCTTAATAAAGCAAAAGCCCCATTTCTTATTCGGAAACGGGGCTTTTTGTAGAGAGCGAGGGATTCGAACCCCCGGAGGTTTAACCCTCAACGGTTTTCAAGACCGCCGCAATCGACCACTCTGCCAGCTCTCTAGGTCACGCGTAATTTTAATCAATGCAGAGAGGGGGGGATTCGAACCCCCGATACCGTTGCCGGTATAACGGATTTCGAATCCGTCGCATTCGACCACTCTGCCACCTCTCTAACGTTTCCCCAATCAGGCGGTTTGGGGACGGCAAAAGTAAGAGGCAAATGACAATTAGCAATAAGTACGGCGTAATTAATAGTTGAAATTTTACGCTCTGCTCAATTTCAGGTTTTCTCAACCGTGGCCAGACGCCGTCCACTGATAGCCACAGGTAGGTTTGCAATGGTCCGCAGACGCCCCGTAACGGCATCTATACTGACGTTCACCTCAAAGCCCAGAATCAGGGTCATGCACACAAAATCCAGCCACACCATAAAGCCCACCAGCGTACCGATAGAGCCATAAAAGTGGTTGTAACTGTCGAAAATCTTGATGTAGAGAATGAATAGAAAAGATACCAAAAAGATGAGCAGCGTAGCTACTACCGCGCCTGCCGAGAGGAAAGGCCATTTGTCGTGCACGGGCGGCACGTAGTAATAAATGACACAAGTGATGAGCAGGAATAGCCCGGCAACTGATCCGTATTTGAGCAGGTTAATCAACTGATTAGTCAGTTCAGCGGGCACTATTTCGTAGAATACCAGCGTATCGATGATATACGTGCCGAAGAAAATGCCCGCTATGGCGAACAAAAGCACGAACGATAGCACAATGGTCAGCAGGGTGGCAATGACACGCTTGCGCACGTAGGTTCGGCGCTTAAACGACGGATATTTCTTCTCAAACGCATCCAGCAGAGCCATGATACCATTGGAGGAAAGTACTAGCGCCGTCAGAAAACCGAAGGACAGCAACCCGCCGTGCGGGATGTTGATGATGTCCTCAATAGTATCGGCCGTAGCCACATACATTTCGCGGGGCATGATATCGCGCAGAAACTGAAGGATATCAATGTTCAGCTGCGGAATAGGGATGTAGGGAATAAGCGTGAACAGGAATATGATAGTGGGGAAAATGGCGATAGTAAAGTTGAACGCCATGTAACTGGCCCGCTTGGTGATGCTGTCCAGCTTCAGCTCCTGAATCATGCGGTCGAGCACATCGTACACCGATGCTTGGCCGTGGTTGAAGCGCAGGCGCTTGAGCCACACGATGAACTTGCGGTATGAACGCCGGCGGCGCACCTCGGAGTAGTGGTAGCGGCGAACGGGGTTTCTCATAGATCAACGGTCAACGTACAATCGGCATAACAATTTGCCCCCCAGAAGGTGTTCATCGTTTCCTGCTTTCCTTTCCAATCACATGAACTCAGTGACAGAAGGCTGCTTGCAATCAAGAACTGTTACTTATCCTTTTTAGGAGCAAAAGCCGCGGGTGCTGGAGCGTCGGGGGGCAATTTAGAAGACGTAGGCGTAAGCGGTCCAGCTGTTTCGTCCTCGGTAAAGTAGGGAGCGAGCTTATTTTGGATAGCGTCGGGAATCGGAACTGGCCGACCTGTAGCCGTACTTACAAACACCATCAGCGTATGGCCTTCGGTGAGTAGCTCTAAGCCTTCGTTGTAGATCTCGTATTCAAACATTACCCTCGACCCTTCCGCTGGCTGGCGCAGCAACAATCTCACGGTTAGCAAGTCGTCGTAGCGGGCGGGGCGGCGGAAGCGGGTGCGTATCTCCCCTACTGGCATGCCTACGCCATCGGCTTCCAAATCTTTGTACCGGATACCTAATTGCCGAAAAGCTTCCGTCCGGGCGACCTCGAAGTAGGCGGCATAGTTGCCGTGGTACACGTAGCCCATCTGGTCGGTTTCGGCATAGCGGACGCGGATTTGGATATCGGAAGTGTACATAGACGGAAGGTAGGGGTTACTTCATAATGCCGCTCCGCGTGAGAGCAGCTTGGTAGCGGCGGGCATTCAGCAGATGGTCGCGCTTGTTGGTGGCGAAGGCGTGGTAGCCGCTGAAATCTTCCTTCGCGCAGAAATAGATGTACTGGTGTTTCTCGGGGTTCAATACGGCATCGATGCTGGCAATGCTGGGCAAGTTGATGGGCCCGGGGGGCAAGCCTTTGTATTTGTACGTGTTATAAGGCGAATCTTTCGCCAAGTGTACGTTCAATACGCGCTTGATGCCGAAGTCGCCGTTGGCATATACCACGGTCGGGTCGGCCTGGAGCAGCATGCCGCGCTCTAGGCGGTTGAGATACACGCCGGCCACGCGCGGACGCTCGTCGGCGTGCTGCTGCTGCTCGGCTTCCACAATACTGGCCAGCGTGCTTACCTGCGCCCGGGTCAAACCCAGTGCTTTGGCTTTGGCATCACGGGCTGGCGTCCAGAATTTCTCATACTCCTTCTTCATGCGCTGCATGAGGTTTTCGGCCGAAGTATTCCAGTACAGCTCGTAGGTATTCGGGATAAACATGCCCAGAATGCTCGTCGTATCGAAGCCTAGGGAGCGGGTGTAGCTGGGGCTGCTGAGCAGGCTATCGAACTCGTGCGGGCGGGCGTCGATGGTGGTGCTGAGCTTCTTCGCCAAGTCTTGGCGCAAGCGAATATTTTGGAAAGTGAGGCTAAGCGGCGACTGAATTCCGCGTCGTAAGTCGTTGACCATTTCGCGGTTGGTGTAGCCATCTTTCAGCTCGTAGCGGCCGGGCTTCACCAGTTCGTCATACTTCATCAGCTTGGCCACGAAGCGGAACGAAAGCCGATCAATGACGACATTCTTAGCGTCAATCGAGTCCATGACGGCCTTGTAGCTCTGCCCCTGCCGGATAAGCAGGTAGGTTGGCTGGCCTTTGGTCTCGACGTTGGGCGTGTAGAAAACCTGGTAGAAATAATACGAGAACGACACGAACAAGACGCCGAGTACCGCTACCACGGCGGCATACCGGTTGCGGCGCTTCTGGGCTTTGGCTTTGGATTCGGCGCGGGAAATTTGGGACATAAGCGAAGAGAGATACGGCTAACAAGAAGCAACCGGCGACGCGAAGCGCGCCTTTAGCCAGTTTCATTTTTCGGGGCCAAAAGTACACGTTCTAGGCTTCCGGTTTTGCTAACGCGAAAAAAGCCCCCCAGTGTTCGATTACATTCGATTGGGGGCTTTTTTGGATTTAAGGAGCGTAAAGAGTAACCTTCAGTAAAAGAATTGCGAACGAGTGACAGGTATTTAGC
The window above is part of the Hymenobacter radiodurans genome. Proteins encoded here:
- a CDS encoding acyl-CoA thioesterase, with amino-acid sequence MYTSDIQIRVRYAETDQMGYVYHGNYAAYFEVARTEAFRQLGIRYKDLEADGVGMPVGEIRTRFRRPARYDDLLTVRLLLRQPAEGSRVMFEYEIYNEGLELLTEGHTLMVFVSTATGRPVPIPDAIQNKLAPYFTEDETAGPLTPTSSKLPPDAPAPAAFAPKKDK
- a CDS encoding YihY/virulence factor BrkB family protein; amino-acid sequence: MRNPVRRYHYSEVRRRRSYRKFIVWLKRLRFNHGQASVYDVLDRMIQELKLDSITKRASYMAFNFTIAIFPTIIFLFTLIPYIPIPQLNIDILQFLRDIMPREMYVATADTIEDIINIPHGGLLSFGFLTALVLSSNGIMALLDAFEKKYPSFKRRTYVRKRVIATLLTIVLSFVLLFAIAGIFFGTYIIDTLVFYEIVPAELTNQLINLLKYGSVAGLFLLITCVIYYYVPPVHDKWPFLSAGAVVATLLIFLVSFLFILYIKIFDSYNHFYGSIGTLVGFMVWLDFVCMTLILGFEVNVSIDAVTGRLRTIANLPVAISGRRLATVEKT
- the mltG gene encoding endolytic transglycosylase MltG, with the protein product MSQISRAESKAKAQKRRNRYAAVVAVLGVLFVSFSYYFYQVFYTPNVETKGQPTYLLIRQGQSYKAVMDSIDAKNVVIDRLSFRFVAKLMKYDELVKPGRYELKDGYTNREMVNDLRRGIQSPLSLTFQNIRLRQDLAKKLSTTIDARPHEFDSLLSSPSYTRSLGFDTTSILGMFIPNTYELYWNTSAENLMQRMKKEYEKFWTPARDAKAKALGLTRAQVSTLASIVEAEQQQHADERPRVAGVYLNRLERGMLLQADPTVVYANGDFGIKRVLNVHLAKDSPYNTYKYKGLPPGPINLPSIASIDAVLNPEKHQYIYFCAKEDFSGYHAFATNKRDHLLNARRYQAALTRSGIMK